In the genome of Dunckerocampus dactyliophorus isolate RoL2022-P2 chromosome 6, RoL_Ddac_1.1, whole genome shotgun sequence, one region contains:
- the apela gene encoding apelin receptor early endogenous ligand: MRIFYLLTLLLLLLATVVVPASSARPGKHDFLNLRRKYHRHFCLHRRCLPLHSRVPFP; the protein is encoded by the exons ATGAGGATCTTCTACCTGCTCACCTTGCTCCTGCTTTTGCTAGCGACCGTGGTGGTCCCAGCCTCCTCCGCCAGGCCAGGTAAGCAT GATTTCCTGAACCTGAGGAGAAAGTACCACAGACACTTTTGCCTGCATAGACGCTGCCTGCCGCTCCACTCCAGGGTCCCCTTCCCCTGA
- the LOC129183224 gene encoding annexin A5-like, with amino-acid sequence MKGLGTDEDAILQLLTSRSNAQRQEISSAYKTLFGKDLIHDLKGELGGNFETLIVALMTPPVAYDVTSLRNAVKGAGTNKKVLVEILASRTAQQVKNIVAAYRQEYDDDLEEDVAGDTSGHFKRLLVILLQANRQTGIQEGNIQTDAQVLFKAGEQKYGTDEQTFVTILGNRSAEHLRKVFEAYMKLSGYEMEESIKRETSGSLRALLLAVVKCARSVPAYFAETLYYAMKGAGTDDNTLIRVMATRSEVDMLDIRAEFRRMFACSLHSMIKGDTGGDYRKALLLLCGGDDT; translated from the exons ATGAAAGGCCTCG GCACCGACGAGGACGCCATCCTGCAGCTGCTGACCTCCCGCAGCAACGCCCAGCGCCAGGAGATCTCCTCGGCCTACAAGACTCTCTTTGGAAAG GATCTGATCCACGACCTCAAGGGGGAGCTGGGGGGCAACTTCGAGACGCTCATCGTGGCGCTGATGACCCCGCCCGTCGCCTATGATGTGACGTCGCTCCGCAACGCCGTCAAG GGGGCAGGAACCAACAAGAAGGTGCTGGTGGAGATCCTGGCCTCTAGAACCGCCCAGCAGGTGAAGAACATCGTCGCTGCCTATAGgcaag AGTATGATGACGACCTGGAAGAGGACGTTGCAGGAGACACCTCAGGTCACTTCAAGAGACTTCTGGTCATCCTGCTCCAG GCCAACAGGCAGACTGGGATCCAGGAGGGAAACATCCAGACTGACGCTCAG GTCCTCTTCAAGGCCGGCGAGCAGAAGTATGGCACCGATGAGCAAACGTTCGTCACCATCCTGGGAAACCGCAGCGCCGAGCATCTCcggaaag TGTTTGAGGCGTACATGAAGCTGTCCGGCTACGAGATGGAGGAGAGCATCAAGAGGGAGACGTCCGGAAGCCTCAGAGCATTGCTGCTGGCCGTCG TCAAGTGTGCCAGGAGCGTTCCAGCCTATTTTGCTGAGACTCTCTACTACGCCATGAAG GGTGCAGGAACGGACGACAACACTCTGATCCGTGTGATGGCCACTCGTAGTGAGGTGGACATGTTGGACATCAGAGCTGAGTTCAGGAGGATGTTTGCATGCTCCCTCCACTCAATGATCaag GGTGACACCGGTGGTGACTACCGCAAGGCCTTACTGCTTCTCTGTGGCGGGGATGACACGTAA
- the LOC129182595 gene encoding fibroblast growth factor-binding protein 1-like, whose amino-acid sequence MHRGKKGTNKYQRDRGAPQHAWDIVLIISTLAYLLHMLKMLQQTLLLASLLALASGAATAAGGRGKFRLQGTMKCTWVARERNRDQDKVRVSVKCEDPVARIHGGVTDMECAYEGRPQSCPAYRSDPKSFWKQVGRSFKRLKASVCLDETAPVRASACKRAPRDAHFRLDISSSVSAAQSGGIDLPPGPTRPGSVTAGPLGPTPCPETQRRAEEYCGSTWANLCTFFMSVLQKDAC is encoded by the exons ATGCACCGCGGCAAAAAGGGCACTAACAAGTACCAGAGAGACAG AGGGGCCCCACAACACGCCTGGGACATCGTGCTGATCATCTCCACGCTCGCTTACTTGCTCCACATGTTGAAAATGCTTCAACAAACTCTGCTGCTCGCGTCCCTCCTGGCGCTCGCCTCCGGTGCGGCTACGGCGGCGGGCGGCCGGGGGAAGTTCCGCCTCCAAGGCACCATGAAGTGCACCTGGGTGGCTCGAGAGCGCAACCGAGACCAAGACAAGGTGAGGGTGTCGGTGAAGTGCGAGGACCCGGTGGCGCGCATCCACGGCGGGGTGACCGACATGGAGTGCGCCTACGAGGGGAGGCCGCAGAGCTGCCCGGCCTACCGCTCCGACCCCAAGAGCTTCTGGAAGCAGGTGGGGCGCTCCTTCAAGAGGCTGAAGGCGAGCGTGTGCCTGGATGAGACGGCGCCGGTGAGGGCCAGCGCGTGCAAGCGAGCCCCCCGTGACGCTCACTTCAGGCTGGACATCAGCAGCTCCGTCAGCGCCGCACAGTCCGGAGGGATCGATCTCCCGCCGGGCCCGACTCGCCCCGGCTCCGTGACGGCAGGCCCGCTCGGACCCACGCCCTGCCCCGAGACCCAGAGGCGGGCAGAGGAGTACTGCGGCAGCACCTGGGCCAACCTGTGCACCTTCTTCATGTCTGTCCTGCAGAAGGACGCCTGTTAG